A section of the Aminiphilus circumscriptus DSM 16581 genome encodes:
- a CDS encoding response regulator transcription factor, with amino-acid sequence MKRILVVDDDMELCELLEAYFEREGFAFRHVHDGIAGIREALSGKYDVMVLDVMLPGCDGFEVLREVRNRTDLPVLFLTARTDHVDRIVGFELGADDYIPKPFHTRELAARIRAVLRRTERRNEDVPGVLRGREEELLVVGDLECRPGARSVKVGGVPVALTGTEFRLLETLLVSAGRLVSLERLSRDVLGRRHSPFDRSLGVHMSRLRKKLGPYSDGTERIHTVRSEGYVYAFPGEDGCSGKADAS; translated from the coding sequence ATGAAGCGCATTCTCGTCGTGGACGACGATATGGAGCTCTGCGAACTTCTCGAGGCTTATTTCGAGCGGGAGGGATTTGCCTTCCGGCATGTGCACGACGGCATCGCGGGTATTCGGGAGGCCCTTTCGGGAAAGTACGACGTGATGGTTCTGGATGTGATGCTTCCCGGATGCGACGGATTCGAGGTGCTTCGGGAGGTCCGGAACAGGACGGACCTCCCCGTGCTGTTCCTCACGGCGAGGACGGATCACGTGGACCGCATCGTCGGATTCGAGCTGGGGGCGGACGATTATATCCCCAAACCCTTTCACACCCGGGAGCTCGCGGCGCGGATCCGGGCCGTTCTGCGCCGGACGGAGCGGCGGAACGAAGACGTGCCGGGGGTGCTTCGTGGTCGCGAGGAGGAACTGCTTGTCGTGGGCGATCTCGAATGTCGTCCCGGCGCACGCTCCGTGAAGGTCGGCGGTGTTCCCGTGGCGCTTACGGGAACGGAATTCCGTCTTCTGGAGACCCTTCTCGTCTCGGCGGGAAGATTGGTTTCCCTGGAGCGCCTTTCCCGGGACGTGCTCGGAAGGCGCCATTCTCCCTTTGACCGTAGCCTTGGCGTGCACATGAGCCGTCTCCGGAAAAAACTTGGTCCCTACAGTGACGGAACCGAGCGGATCCACACCGTGCGGAGTGAAGGATACGTGTACGCTTTTCCCGGAGAGGACGGTTGTTCCGGAAAGGCGGATGCATCGTGA
- a CDS encoding ABC transporter permease, producing the protein MNSEYLLRKIFHSAITLFIVLIINYFLFRIMPGDPVSMIMRNPNANPSMLAQVKSLYGFDKPQLVQFAVYLRELVKGNFGMSFFYRQPVIDVIGSRLFATLVLAFAAEIVAIFLGILLGKIAAVRRGEPVDAAILGFSLVTYAMPTFWLGIVFIAFFCVHLGLFPTVGMYTSGVTFAGFADKAVDLAKHLFLPAVTLAVVIVGGYSMIMRSSLLDVLSEDYITTARAKGLSRRDVINRHAVPNARLPIITIIAINLGFMIAGALQVETVFSWPGIGRLMYEALKARDYPLLQGIFLIVSFCVILANFAADIMYGYLDPRIRY; encoded by the coding sequence ATGAATTCCGAATACCTGCTCCGAAAGATTTTTCACAGCGCCATCACGTTGTTCATCGTCCTGATCATCAATTATTTCCTCTTCCGCATCATGCCGGGTGACCCCGTCTCCATGATCATGCGGAATCCCAACGCCAATCCCTCCATGCTGGCCCAGGTGAAGAGCCTCTACGGATTCGACAAACCCCAGCTCGTGCAGTTCGCCGTGTACCTGCGGGAACTGGTGAAGGGGAACTTCGGCATGTCTTTCTTCTATCGGCAGCCCGTGATCGACGTCATCGGTTCCCGGCTCTTCGCCACGCTGGTGCTCGCCTTCGCCGCGGAGATCGTGGCCATCTTTCTGGGCATCCTCCTGGGCAAGATCGCCGCAGTGCGTCGCGGTGAGCCCGTGGATGCGGCCATTCTGGGCTTTTCCCTCGTGACCTACGCGATGCCGACCTTCTGGCTCGGCATCGTCTTCATCGCCTTCTTCTGTGTCCACCTCGGGCTGTTTCCCACGGTGGGCATGTACACCTCGGGGGTCACCTTCGCGGGGTTCGCCGACAAAGCCGTGGATCTGGCGAAGCATCTCTTCCTGCCGGCGGTCACCCTGGCGGTGGTCATCGTGGGAGGATACTCCATGATCATGCGGAGTTCTCTCCTGGACGTGCTCAGCGAGGACTACATCACCACCGCCAGGGCGAAAGGGCTCAGCCGGCGGGACGTGATCAACCGGCACGCCGTGCCCAACGCGAGGCTTCCCATCATCACCATCATCGCCATCAACCTGGGCTTCATGATCGCCGGGGCGCTCCAGGTGGAGACGGTCTTTTCCTGGCCCGGCATCGGGCGTCTCATGTACGAGGCGCTCAAGGCGAGGGATTATCCCCTGCTCCAGGGCATTTTTCTCATTGTCAGCTTCTGCGTCATTCTGGCGAATTTCGCCGCGGACATCATGTACGGCTATCTGGATCCCCGGATCCGGTACTGA
- a CDS encoding ABC transporter substrate-binding protein has product MRKTNNPFLVLCTLVALLLGSALPVFAEEAVYRIGYPNETDSLSPLAAYSAYAGDLFKLIYDPLIGVADDLSAVGKAAESWKISEDGLTWTFTIRKGITWSDGKPFTAEDVKFSYELYLSAGLGYSSQLAGIKEIRLVDADTVEMLTEAPKANMLQISAPILPKHVWETLSKEELATFPNKAPVGSGPFIVEEWKEKDSLVLRANKNYYGGAPKIDKLIFILFANKDAMVQAIKTGEIDAALDINPNQVETLRNDPNIEVLHSDERSFTELGFNCWQSEKSKGNKLLLDKRIRQAMDYALDKKKLVNFSKMGSASPGTTLIPPSQPDWHYEVPESLLRAFSPEKAKALLDEAGYAVGKDGIRQDKDGNRLSFRFAVLSNYDHYVKSSQLMKKMFADVGIEVNIEIMDEGVLIDLMGGGSADFDLFIWGWTSNLDPSYILSVMLTSEIGNMSDCFYSNPEYDALYEKQATAVDLAERKRIVDQMQAILYEDAPYVIMYYNKVYEAYRTDKYTNFVRVPAENGPLFYFAQNATSLVKLEPKK; this is encoded by the coding sequence ATGAGGAAGACGAACAACCCGTTTCTCGTCCTGTGTACGCTGGTGGCACTGCTTTTGGGCAGCGCCCTGCCTGTCTTCGCGGAGGAGGCGGTGTACCGCATCGGTTATCCCAACGAGACGGACAGCCTGAGCCCTCTCGCGGCCTATTCGGCCTACGCGGGAGATCTGTTCAAGCTGATCTACGATCCGCTCATCGGCGTCGCGGACGATCTTTCCGCCGTCGGCAAGGCCGCCGAGAGCTGGAAGATCTCCGAGGACGGTCTGACCTGGACCTTCACGATCCGGAAGGGCATCACCTGGTCCGACGGCAAGCCGTTCACCGCGGAGGACGTGAAGTTCAGCTACGAACTCTACCTGAGCGCCGGTCTGGGCTATTCGTCCCAGCTCGCGGGCATCAAGGAGATTCGCCTTGTCGACGCGGACACGGTGGAGATGCTCACCGAGGCCCCCAAGGCGAACATGCTCCAGATCTCCGCGCCCATTCTTCCCAAGCATGTGTGGGAGACGCTCTCCAAGGAGGAGCTCGCCACGTTCCCGAACAAGGCTCCCGTGGGAAGCGGTCCCTTCATCGTGGAGGAGTGGAAGGAAAAGGACAGCCTCGTCCTCAGGGCCAACAAGAACTACTACGGCGGGGCGCCGAAGATCGACAAACTCATCTTCATCCTCTTCGCCAACAAGGACGCCATGGTGCAGGCCATCAAGACCGGTGAGATCGACGCCGCCCTGGACATCAATCCCAACCAGGTGGAGACCCTTCGGAACGATCCGAACATCGAGGTTCTCCATTCGGACGAGCGGAGTTTCACCGAGCTGGGCTTCAACTGCTGGCAGTCCGAGAAGTCGAAGGGCAACAAGCTGCTCCTGGACAAGCGGATCCGCCAGGCCATGGACTACGCCCTGGACAAGAAAAAACTGGTGAACTTCTCCAAGATGGGCTCCGCGAGCCCCGGCACGACGCTCATTCCCCCCTCCCAGCCGGACTGGCACTACGAGGTTCCCGAGTCGCTCCTCCGGGCCTTCTCCCCCGAGAAGGCCAAGGCGCTCCTCGACGAGGCGGGCTATGCCGTCGGCAAGGACGGCATCCGGCAGGACAAGGACGGCAACCGTCTGAGTTTCCGTTTTGCCGTCCTCTCCAACTATGACCACTACGTCAAATCCAGCCAGCTCATGAAGAAGATGTTCGCCGACGTGGGCATCGAGGTGAACATCGAGATCATGGACGAGGGCGTGCTCATCGATCTCATGGGCGGCGGCAGCGCCGACTTCGATCTCTTCATCTGGGGCTGGACCTCCAATCTCGACCCCAGCTACATCCTCAGCGTCATGCTCACCAGCGAGATCGGCAACATGAGCGACTGCTTCTACAGCAACCCCGAGTACGACGCACTCTACGAAAAACAGGCCACCGCGGTGGATCTGGCGGAACGGAAGCGGATCGTGGACCAGATGCAGGCCATTCTCTATGAGGATGCTCCCTACGTGATCATGTACTACAACAAGGTCTACGAGGCGTACCGCACGGACAAATACACCAACTTCGTCCGGGTTCCCGCGGAGAACGGCCCCCTCTTCTACTTCGCTCAGAATGCCACGAGCCTCGTGAAGCTCGAACCGAAGAAGTAG
- a CDS encoding Glu/Leu/Phe/Val dehydrogenase dimerization domain-containing protein produces MRKSVFEVLRREGLTHLKIAYDWRKDHFSLFSAREWDRDTPFREYNRSFTLFTLCPTEGVYRNSGETRALFAKHGLEEHLRQIMELMRKGRHILLDCYYHEEMDIRFVNHIHSDKRGVNNLHSSLFMGGIRRHEPGEDEIDVFVDGMNLGRGMTFKNVAASLPMGGCKVTVQMEPVDLENLDQVGFLAYANDRTRNTTGPDMRFPPELADVMKAHFSFHITGGPKGPLGPTGTPTAHGAHMAVKQGARFLWGSESLKEKTVVVQGLGAVGFPLAEDFLADGARLVVCDRDPEAVRKLVAASPEGAVRVVEPEAILGVEADIFAPAAVGGILDAHNIPELKFRMIMGPANNVLKASSQEEEYALAARIAERGILYQVEWVHNIAGVMAGYEEYVHQERASRERLMENVGKLCTEQTWENLNGARREGVTPTEHAYRSVERDVYGE; encoded by the coding sequence ATGAGGAAAAGCGTTTTCGAAGTGCTGCGCCGAGAGGGATTGACCCATCTCAAGATTGCCTATGACTGGAGGAAGGATCACTTTTCGCTCTTTTCCGCCCGGGAATGGGACAGAGACACGCCCTTTCGGGAGTACAACCGCTCCTTCACGCTCTTCACGCTCTGTCCCACCGAGGGGGTGTACCGGAATTCCGGGGAGACCCGGGCACTCTTCGCAAAGCACGGCCTGGAGGAACACCTCCGGCAGATCATGGAACTCATGCGCAAGGGACGGCACATTCTTCTCGACTGCTACTACCACGAGGAGATGGACATCCGCTTCGTCAACCACATCCACAGCGACAAACGCGGCGTGAACAATCTCCATTCCAGCCTGTTCATGGGAGGAATCCGGCGCCACGAGCCCGGAGAGGACGAAATCGACGTCTTCGTCGACGGCATGAACCTCGGACGGGGAATGACGTTCAAGAACGTCGCCGCCAGTCTTCCCATGGGGGGATGCAAGGTGACGGTGCAGATGGAGCCCGTGGACCTGGAAAATCTGGATCAGGTGGGGTTCCTCGCCTATGCCAACGACCGGACGCGGAACACCACCGGGCCGGACATGCGCTTTCCTCCGGAGCTCGCGGACGTGATGAAGGCACATTTCTCCTTCCACATCACCGGTGGGCCGAAGGGACCGCTGGGGCCCACCGGCACGCCCACGGCGCACGGCGCCCACATGGCAGTGAAGCAGGGGGCCCGTTTCCTCTGGGGCTCCGAAAGCCTGAAGGAAAAGACCGTCGTCGTGCAGGGACTCGGTGCCGTGGGGTTTCCTCTGGCGGAGGATTTTCTCGCCGACGGCGCCAGACTCGTCGTCTGCGACCGGGATCCGGAGGCGGTGCGGAAACTCGTCGCCGCGTCCCCCGAGGGGGCCGTCCGGGTGGTGGAGCCCGAGGCTATCCTGGGCGTCGAGGCTGACATCTTCGCCCCCGCCGCGGTGGGGGGGATCCTTGACGCGCACAACATTCCGGAGCTGAAGTTCCGAATGATCATGGGTCCCGCAAACAACGTCCTCAAGGCGTCCAGCCAGGAAGAAGAATATGCCCTCGCGGCCCGGATCGCGGAGCGGGGTATTCTCTATCAGGTGGAGTGGGTGCACAACATCGCGGGAGTGATGGCGGGATACGAGGAATATGTCCACCAGGAGAGGGCGAGCCGGGAGCGGCTCATGGAGAACGTGGGAAAGCTCTGCACGGAACAGACCTGGGAGAACCTGAACGGCGCACGCCGCGAGGGCGTCACTCCCACGGAGCACGCCTACCGCTCGGTGGAGCGCGACGTCTACGGCGAGTGA
- a CDS encoding ATP-binding protein has protein sequence MRGFPLFWKLYLGALAVVFFPVVVFEISSLLYRPAERVGIPPHIERHMEWVALSVARTAAHLLRSGDLAALSSYLDEAEEANSAEFHLPAEEGFRPPLPEQVRLQLEAASSHGVQHLDRGSFFVTVPFGDRASNGERQHLVAVFHPFGKPPRFPGPSRMLLLSMAAGALLCFVFVRHITVPIRELERTTHRLAEGDFAARAPEIVLEGGGEIARLGLAFNGMAEHIEALLTSQRRLLGDISHELRSPLQRLDVALTLARNGATPEVNLFLDRVELEAARMNDMIGHLLALFRAEEMNSDEPHAPVDLSLLVERVAGDASFEAENEGKRVLVGDLPIDLVISGDEALLASALENVVRNALRHTAPGTAVEVELKETGSRIVLSVRDHGPGVEEQELQRIFQPFYRSDAARDRRSGGVGLGLAIAKRAVERHGGSIRASLASGGGLLVEIVLPREVRRDAERRA, from the coding sequence GTGAGAGGATTTCCTCTTTTCTGGAAGCTCTATCTGGGTGCGTTAGCGGTAGTATTCTTCCCCGTGGTGGTCTTCGAGATATCCTCCCTGTTGTACCGCCCGGCGGAGCGCGTGGGCATTCCTCCCCACATAGAGCGGCACATGGAATGGGTGGCTCTCTCGGTCGCGCGGACTGCGGCGCACCTGCTCCGGAGCGGAGATCTGGCGGCCCTGTCGTCCTATCTGGACGAGGCGGAGGAGGCGAACAGTGCGGAGTTCCACCTCCCCGCGGAGGAAGGATTCCGCCCACCTCTGCCGGAACAGGTGCGGCTCCAGCTTGAGGCGGCTTCCTCCCATGGCGTGCAGCACCTGGACCGGGGCTCTTTTTTCGTGACCGTTCCCTTTGGGGACAGGGCGTCCAATGGGGAGAGACAACACCTCGTCGCGGTGTTCCATCCCTTCGGAAAACCCCCTCGCTTTCCCGGCCCGTCCCGAATGCTTCTGCTCTCCATGGCTGCGGGAGCGCTCCTCTGTTTCGTCTTCGTCCGACACATCACTGTTCCCATCCGGGAGCTCGAGCGCACCACCCACCGCCTTGCCGAAGGGGATTTTGCCGCACGGGCTCCGGAGATCGTTCTGGAGGGGGGGGGCGAGATCGCACGTCTCGGATTGGCCTTCAACGGCATGGCGGAACACATCGAAGCCCTTCTCACCTCCCAGCGCCGTCTTTTGGGGGATATCTCCCACGAGCTTCGCTCGCCGCTTCAACGCCTCGACGTGGCGCTCACCCTCGCCAGAAACGGCGCGACCCCCGAGGTAAACCTGTTCCTCGATCGGGTGGAGCTCGAGGCGGCGCGCATGAACGACATGATCGGCCATCTCCTGGCCCTGTTCCGGGCGGAGGAGATGAACAGCGACGAACCGCATGCTCCCGTGGATCTTTCCCTTCTGGTGGAACGCGTCGCCGGAGACGCTTCCTTCGAGGCGGAAAACGAGGGAAAGCGCGTCCTCGTGGGAGATCTGCCCATTGATCTGGTCATTTCCGGAGACGAGGCGCTTCTGGCGAGCGCGCTGGAAAATGTGGTGCGCAACGCCCTGCGCCACACCGCGCCGGGGACCGCCGTGGAGGTCGAGCTCAAAGAGACGGGATCCCGCATCGTCCTGTCCGTCCGGGACCACGGTCCGGGCGTGGAGGAACAGGAGCTGCAGCGCATCTTCCAACCCTTCTACCGGAGCGATGCCGCCCGGGACCGGCGGAGCGGCGGCGTGGGCCTTGGCCTCGCCATCGCCAAGCGCGCCGTGGAACGGCACGGAGGTTCCATCCGGGCTTCCCTCGCTTCCGGAGGCGGTTTGCTCGTGGAAATCGTCCTTCCGAGAGAGGTGCGGCGCGACGCGGAACGTCGCGCCTGA
- a CDS encoding sodium-dependent transporter produces MAERERFSSKLGFFLSAIGFAIGIGSLWRFPYLVGKYGGGVFLLFYVAVIFLLAIPLFILELSLGSASQRNPVGAYRILGKGKGWTLNGYMNVFAMQLLLGYTMPVAGWVTAYIFKTGAGTFRNMAPAEIGEYFGAFIGNTPEVIAWMAVTVVLVVLIITRGLNKGLERANAFCMPALFVLLLLLILRSVTLPGAGAGLAYYLKPDFANFTAQAFYDCIGQAFFAIGVAMAAGIVFGSYLRQEEKSLVRQGIHIGAALTLAGFLAGLVIFPAVFSFGLEPAGGPGLTFVTMPNVFNKMPYGTLFGVLFYVLFYLAALSSWLGGAEAVVAAYMEEFGMSRRKAVYLVGAVMFSIGCVAAWSMPFFEAADTLLNNLLILGGLLLSLFVGWSWGLPRFFAEANVLSPGLRTYITILVKYLAPATILLLGLRMHGVL; encoded by the coding sequence ATGGCAGAGCGGGAACGGTTTTCCTCGAAACTCGGATTTTTTCTTTCCGCCATCGGGTTCGCCATCGGCATCGGCAGCCTGTGGCGCTTTCCCTATCTCGTGGGGAAGTACGGCGGCGGCGTTTTTCTTCTCTTCTACGTGGCGGTGATCTTTCTCCTCGCCATTCCGCTCTTCATTCTGGAACTGAGCCTGGGAAGCGCCTCCCAGAGAAACCCCGTCGGCGCCTACCGCATTCTGGGCAAGGGGAAGGGATGGACGCTGAACGGGTACATGAACGTCTTCGCCATGCAGCTTTTGCTGGGATACACCATGCCCGTGGCGGGATGGGTCACGGCGTACATCTTCAAGACCGGCGCGGGCACCTTCCGGAACATGGCCCCCGCCGAGATCGGCGAGTACTTCGGCGCCTTCATCGGCAACACGCCGGAGGTGATCGCCTGGATGGCCGTCACGGTGGTCCTCGTGGTCCTCATCATCACCAGGGGATTGAACAAGGGGCTCGAACGGGCGAATGCCTTCTGCATGCCCGCCCTCTTCGTTCTGCTGCTCCTGCTGATCCTCCGCTCCGTCACGCTTCCCGGAGCCGGAGCGGGGCTGGCCTACTACCTGAAACCGGATTTCGCCAATTTCACCGCCCAGGCCTTTTACGACTGCATCGGCCAGGCCTTCTTCGCCATCGGCGTCGCCATGGCGGCGGGCATCGTCTTCGGAAGCTATCTCCGACAGGAGGAAAAAAGCCTGGTCCGGCAGGGGATCCACATTGGCGCGGCGCTCACGCTGGCGGGGTTTCTCGCGGGTCTGGTCATCTTCCCCGCGGTCTTCTCCTTCGGCCTTGAGCCCGCGGGCGGGCCTGGGCTGACCTTCGTCACCATGCCGAACGTCTTCAACAAGATGCCCTACGGCACGCTCTTCGGCGTTCTCTTCTACGTGCTCTTCTATCTGGCGGCGCTCTCCTCCTGGCTCGGAGGCGCGGAGGCGGTGGTGGCGGCCTATATGGAGGAGTTCGGCATGTCCCGGCGGAAAGCGGTGTACCTGGTGGGGGCGGTCATGTTCTCCATCGGTTGCGTGGCGGCCTGGTCCATGCCCTTCTTCGAGGCGGCGGACACGCTCCTGAACAATCTGCTCATTCTCGGGGGGCTCCTTCTCTCCCTTTTCGTGGGATGGTCTTGGGGACTTCCCCGCTTTTTCGCCGAAGCGAACGTCCTCTCCCCGGGGTTGCGTACCTACATCACCATCCTGGTGAAGTACCTGGCTCCCGCGACGATTCTTCTGCTGGGATTGCGCATGCACGGAGTTCTTTGA